In Kineococcus sp. NBC_00420, a single genomic region encodes these proteins:
- a CDS encoding MMPL family transporter, with the protein MALVLSRLGGFCSRHHKLVLLVSLLLVVGLGLGAARTGTAYDDEFSIPGSESSTAREVVRDQFPQAGGVSAQIVFQAPEGQTVTDPRYQTAIAASVQAVLDVQQVDGVSDPKKNISHDGAAALATAALPVSRSDLDPDTLTDIEDALDPARGAGLTVEVGGSAYDTTGESAHAAEIAGILLALLILVLTFGSALAAGIPLLTALLGIGITISAVGLLSHTITISSTAPSLALMIGLAVGIDYALFVVSRFRSELATGSGVEEAVARANGTAGTAVVFAGVTVIIALLGLAVVKIPFLSTMGIAGAGAVAIAVLGAVTVLPAVLRLSGERLRPTPRPATRGVRNVTARGEAAKAHRRPRPSWGERWVRWASTHPVRVLSAALLLLGALAVPATQLQLALPTNAMSAEGSTQREAYELIEANFGAGVNGPLLVVADVTTTSDPQGAAVEVRQALAATKGVATVGAPQVSADGSTALIQVVPTTGPSDVATADLVRDVREQEGAIAEATGAQIAVTGTTAVQIDVSDTLSAALVPYAMVVVGLSVILLIAVFRSIAVPLKAAAGFVLSVAAALGATVAVFQWGWLSDLIGVSAVGPIVSFVPIMLLAILFGLAMDYEVFLVSRIREAVAHGTEAREAIGIGARHAARVVVAAGLIMVGVFVAFSLSPNPTLQPIAFSLAVGVLVDAFIVRMTLVPAVLGLLGRHAWWLPRWLDRILPALDIEGEAMTRRPVESEPLPEPV; encoded by the coding sequence GTGGCTCTCGTACTATCTCGACTCGGCGGCTTCTGCAGCCGCCACCACAAACTGGTCCTTCTCGTCTCGCTGCTGCTCGTCGTGGGCCTGGGGCTAGGTGCTGCGCGTACCGGAACCGCCTACGACGACGAGTTCAGCATTCCCGGCTCGGAGTCGTCCACAGCCCGAGAAGTTGTACGAGACCAGTTCCCCCAAGCCGGCGGGGTCAGTGCGCAGATCGTCTTCCAGGCCCCTGAGGGGCAGACGGTGACCGACCCCCGCTACCAAACGGCCATCGCCGCCAGCGTGCAGGCCGTCCTCGATGTTCAACAGGTCGACGGCGTGTCGGATCCGAAGAAGAACATCAGTCACGACGGAGCGGCGGCTCTGGCCACCGCCGCTCTCCCCGTATCCCGATCGGACCTCGACCCTGACACCTTGACTGACATCGAGGATGCCCTCGACCCCGCCCGTGGCGCCGGATTGACCGTCGAGGTCGGCGGCAGTGCCTACGACACCACCGGGGAGTCAGCACACGCCGCCGAGATCGCCGGGATCCTGCTCGCTCTGCTCATCCTCGTCCTCACCTTTGGATCCGCGCTGGCCGCCGGCATTCCGCTGCTGACCGCGCTACTCGGTATCGGGATCACCATCTCGGCCGTGGGCCTGCTGTCACACACGATCACGATCTCCAGCACGGCACCCTCCCTGGCCCTGATGATCGGCCTGGCCGTCGGCATCGACTACGCCCTCTTCGTGGTGTCCCGGTTCCGCTCCGAACTAGCAACCGGTTCCGGAGTCGAGGAGGCAGTGGCCCGTGCCAACGGCACCGCCGGCACCGCCGTGGTCTTCGCCGGTGTCACGGTCATCATCGCCCTGTTGGGTCTGGCAGTCGTGAAGATTCCCTTCCTGTCGACAATGGGAATCGCCGGTGCCGGCGCGGTGGCCATCGCCGTCCTGGGAGCGGTCACGGTGCTGCCGGCCGTCCTGCGCCTGAGCGGGGAACGCCTGCGTCCCACACCGCGTCCAGCTACCAGGGGTGTGCGCAATGTCACCGCCAGAGGCGAGGCTGCGAAAGCTCACCGTCGGCCTCGGCCCTCGTGGGGAGAACGGTGGGTCCGGTGGGCCAGCACCCACCCCGTCCGCGTGCTGAGTGCAGCTCTCCTGCTGCTGGGCGCGCTGGCCGTACCCGCCACCCAGCTGCAACTGGCGCTTCCCACGAATGCCATGAGCGCGGAAGGGTCGACGCAGCGCGAGGCGTATGAACTGATCGAGGCGAACTTCGGCGCCGGGGTCAACGGACCACTCCTCGTGGTCGCCGACGTCACTACCACCAGCGATCCGCAGGGAGCAGCCGTCGAGGTCCGACAAGCTCTGGCCGCGACGAAGGGCGTTGCCACGGTCGGTGCACCGCAGGTGTCAGCGGATGGGAGCACTGCCCTCATCCAGGTCGTTCCCACCACTGGCCCCTCGGATGTCGCGACAGCCGACCTCGTGCGCGACGTGCGGGAGCAGGAGGGCGCCATCGCCGAGGCTACCGGAGCGCAGATCGCGGTCACGGGTACGACGGCTGTTCAGATCGACGTGTCCGACACCCTGAGCGCGGCCTTGGTGCCTTACGCCATGGTCGTGGTCGGGCTCTCCGTCATCCTCCTGATCGCCGTCTTCCGTTCCATCGCCGTCCCGCTCAAGGCGGCCGCGGGTTTCGTCCTGTCTGTGGCGGCAGCCCTCGGCGCAACCGTCGCCGTCTTCCAATGGGGGTGGCTATCCGATCTCATCGGGGTGAGCGCGGTAGGTCCCATCGTGAGCTTCGTCCCCATCATGCTGCTAGCGATCTTGTTCGGGCTGGCGATGGACTACGAGGTCTTCCTCGTCTCGCGCATCCGCGAAGCGGTGGCCCACGGTACTGAGGCCCGTGAAGCCATCGGCATCGGCGCCCGGCACGCCGCGCGAGTCGTGGTCGCCGCCGGCCTCATCATGGTCGGTGTCTTCGTGGCCTTCAGCCTCAGCCCCAACCCGACGTTGCAACCCATCGCCTTCTCGCTGGCAGTAGGCGTGCTGGTGGATGCCTTCATCGTGCGCATGACCCTCGTGCCAGCGGTGCTGGGTCTGCTGGGGCGGCACGCCTGGTGGCTCCCGCGGTGGCTGGATCGAATCCTGCCTGCTTTGGACATCGAGGGTGAAGCGATGACGAGACGCCCGGTTGAATCTGAGCCCCTACCTGAACCGGTGTAG
- a CDS encoding TetR/AcrR family transcriptional regulator, producing the protein MNTPPAGPVPRVPREEVRRRLLEAAWQVFATKGYANARLDEIAYAAGFTKGAVYSNFSSKHALLAHLIQERVREYSAEQVRSIRSQRRPVHVLEDAAAAFAHAVVHQQVWTRLLVEIGQQAAQDEEVQALYVNVRRQLRQDLTDVLSRAFAALGLRSVVTPEQLSLTLQSLTLGLTVEHGTDPQEVDEQTVTAVFTAVLRSLVHRPE; encoded by the coding sequence ATGAACACTCCACCCGCCGGCCCCGTTCCTCGCGTACCCCGCGAGGAGGTCCGGCGACGCCTGCTGGAGGCGGCCTGGCAGGTCTTCGCCACCAAGGGTTACGCCAACGCCCGCTTGGACGAGATCGCCTACGCTGCAGGGTTTACCAAAGGAGCCGTGTACTCCAACTTCAGCAGCAAGCACGCACTGTTGGCCCACCTCATCCAGGAGCGGGTGCGCGAGTACTCCGCGGAGCAGGTTCGCTCGATTCGCAGCCAGAGACGTCCGGTTCACGTCCTGGAGGATGCAGCTGCGGCCTTCGCCCACGCGGTCGTCCACCAGCAGGTATGGACTCGCCTGTTGGTCGAGATCGGCCAGCAGGCCGCCCAGGACGAGGAAGTGCAGGCGCTCTACGTCAACGTGAGGCGGCAGTTGCGCCAAGACCTGACCGACGTGCTGTCGCGCGCCTTCGCCGCGCTGGGGTTGCGGTCCGTGGTGACCCCAGAGCAGTTGTCCCTGACGTTGCAGTCCTTGACCCTAGGGCTGACGGTGGAGCACGGTACCGATCCGCAAGAAGTGGATGAACAGACCGTGACCGCAGTCTTCACCGCTGTGCTGCGCTCCCTGGTGCACCGTCCCGAGTGA
- a CDS encoding nucleotide disphospho-sugar-binding domain-containing protein, whose amino-acid sequence MFTSVSAHGHLLPLAPLMQAALDADHQVAVMVSVDLSDTVRTELPDGVEFLPAGPMPLQLATEAARRTGGDVMQPTIAGIGETFGGVLLDLSIEQALPAAREWGAQAVIADMYSTLGEFLGAALDIPWYRFVMSVPLPPEWSAAIQSARDLRLTQHGLTTVPPAGTFDIWPAELADPGEEAPTSQQPPTLQVQAEAHGGRVHEEGPRVQAFPDRPRVLVTLGTTFSDAGLLERFVHEVAATEVEVIATRGMLLGVTEVVEAQRDQNHPHVTWVPFTPIASLLDGVSAVVSVGGAGTVLAALSRGLPLVLWPQGADQPRIAASVASASAGVVLTTPDDLQVAVKSVLTEATYRDGAQAVAARIAAAATFEQAVAHFFG is encoded by the coding sequence TTGTTCACCAGCGTCTCCGCACACGGGCACCTGCTCCCCCTGGCGCCACTCATGCAGGCCGCCCTCGACGCCGACCACCAGGTTGCCGTCATGGTCAGCGTCGATCTCAGCGACACGGTTCGCACGGAACTTCCCGACGGTGTCGAGTTTCTCCCCGCCGGCCCGATGCCCCTGCAGCTGGCGACTGAGGCTGCTCGTCGCACCGGCGGCGACGTCATGCAGCCCACCATTGCCGGGATCGGTGAGACCTTCGGCGGCGTTCTCCTCGACCTCTCGATCGAACAAGCCCTACCGGCCGCCCGCGAGTGGGGTGCTCAAGCCGTCATCGCGGACATGTACAGCACCCTGGGTGAGTTTCTCGGCGCCGCCCTCGACATCCCCTGGTACCGCTTCGTGATGTCTGTTCCTTTGCCGCCTGAATGGTCCGCAGCCATCCAGTCCGCTCGAGACCTACGCCTGACCCAGCACGGTCTGACGACTGTACCCCCCGCCGGAACGTTCGACATCTGGCCGGCAGAGCTTGCGGATCCCGGTGAGGAGGCCCCCACATCGCAGCAACCGCCGACGTTGCAGGTTCAGGCCGAAGCCCACGGTGGCCGAGTTCATGAAGAGGGGCCTCGAGTCCAAGCATTCCCAGATCGGCCCCGAGTGCTCGTCACCCTCGGCACGACGTTCTCCGACGCCGGACTTCTCGAGCGATTCGTGCACGAGGTCGCCGCCACCGAGGTGGAAGTCATCGCCACTCGCGGAATGCTTCTCGGTGTCACCGAGGTAGTAGAGGCACAGCGCGACCAGAACCATCCCCACGTGACCTGGGTCCCGTTCACGCCCATCGCGTCCCTGCTCGACGGCGTCTCCGCCGTTGTCAGCGTCGGTGGCGCGGGAACAGTTCTCGCCGCCCTCAGCCGGGGCCTACCCCTCGTACTGTGGCCCCAAGGCGCAGACCAACCGCGCATCGCCGCGAGCGTTGCCTCCGCCTCAGCAGGCGTGGTGTTGACCACTCCGGATGACCTCCAGGTAGCTGTGAAGTCCGTTCTGACCGAAGCGACCTACCGAGACGGCGCCCAAGCCGTAGCGGCCAGGATCGCCGCAGCCGCAACCTTCGAACAGGCTGTTGCACACTTCTTCGGGTAA
- a CDS encoding transposase, translating into MFTQPLAAAVGEQVPVVAESLPAEFSALASLLNEAGPDVTAFTLLPGERGRKIWSLHPPERANRVVKHRTDVVGGWDLPHAKALLRLGNCVLIETHDEWQSRGRCSSRSRRGHR; encoded by the coding sequence ATGTTCACCCAGCCTCTCGCCGCGGCCGTCGGCGAGCAGGTACCGGTGGTCGCCGAAAGCCTCCCCGCTGAGTTCTCCGCCCTCGCGAGCCTGCTGAATGAGGCTGGGCCGGATGTGACGGCCTTCACCCTCCTTCCTGGGGAGCGTGGGAGGAAGATCTGGTCACTGCATCCGCCTGAACGGGCGAACCGGGTGGTCAAGCACCGGACCGACGTGGTTGGTGGTTGGGATCTCCCCCACGCCAAGGCCTTGCTCCGCCTGGGCAACTGCGTGCTCATCGAGACGCACGACGAGTGGCAGTCCAGGGGACGGTGTTCCTCTCGTAGTCGTCGAGGGCATCGCTGA
- a CDS encoding response regulator transcription factor: MARIVVAEDDALQQELLHRYLTREGHDVVIASDGPSALAQAREADTALLVLDVMLPGLDGLQVCSRLREEGSELPVIMLTARSSEADVLIGLDVGADDYVIKPYRPRELVARTRTQLRRTAARRQERQLRAGDVVVDAQRHEALLRGRVLDLTRAEFALLHTLLRNRGIVLSRQQLLEGVHGDGRFITERTVDAHVKNLRTKLEDDPRRPRYVQTVYGVGYRFDGFVDGADAS; this comes from the coding sequence ATGGCCAGGATCGTTGTCGCCGAGGACGACGCCCTCCAACAGGAGCTCCTCCACCGCTACCTCACCCGCGAAGGCCACGACGTCGTCATTGCTTCCGACGGCCCCAGCGCCCTCGCGCAGGCCCGTGAGGCCGACACGGCGCTGCTGGTGCTCGATGTCATGCTGCCCGGGCTGGACGGGCTGCAAGTGTGCAGCCGGCTCCGGGAGGAGGGGTCCGAGCTGCCGGTCATCATGCTCACCGCGCGATCGAGCGAGGCCGATGTCCTCATCGGGCTGGACGTCGGCGCCGACGACTACGTCATCAAGCCCTACCGGCCTCGCGAGCTCGTGGCGCGCACGAGGACCCAACTCCGTCGCACCGCCGCACGACGCCAGGAGAGGCAGTTGCGCGCCGGTGACGTCGTGGTGGACGCGCAACGTCACGAGGCCCTCCTGCGTGGTCGGGTGCTCGACCTGACCCGAGCCGAGTTCGCACTCCTGCACACCCTCCTGCGCAACCGCGGCATCGTTCTCAGTCGTCAGCAGCTGCTCGAAGGCGTGCACGGCGACGGACGCTTCATCACGGAACGCACCGTGGACGCACACGTCAAGAACCTGCGCACGAAGCTGGAGGACGATCCGCGCCGGCCGCGATACGTCCAGACCGTCTACGGCGTCGGATACCGCTTCGACGGGTTCGTCGACGGCGCGGATGCGTCGTAG
- a CDS encoding sensor histidine kinase, protein MRRSLLVRFLVIAIVIVTASIAGTAWIVTSAVSRRDALRIDGNARTDQRIVTAVQQWAGGERSWDGVTPLLIRLSEEDHRRIALMDENGRVLADTDRDLPPPQSPGVPVDPLTQTYADTLSPISTTVSGAFALTPAERAQSRARAEAALACSAGRPQDLRTWPNGRVVLPNVPGECQGRNDGAPFPSEQLALDTLTRMTNTCLQAKSLETLSSIELDTTSAGAAAGISLRLVGDDHPVAVQAAQLTRTCVTDAWLALNENLVPPRAYLITTDLQGDRPSLASLTTDSLARIAAVVLGLIVLSSMLVLVFSWRAVRRIRTLQAVTDRLRRGHQATRAVEDGHDEIAQLGSAINQLADQLQHVQRQRDQFTADIAHDLRTPLTNIRGWIEAWRDGVARHESEVLDIVDSEAEHLQRLVTDLQTVALTDARELSMNPELFDLASMLRTVVAARRTDHPRFVYEGPGSFWVTGDRGQLRQVVDNLLTNADVHAEASAVIVRLTPERDRVRVDVADDGAGLPPEMAARMFDRLWRADPVRSRTTGGHGLGLTISRRLVELHGGQLTVSAASPHGAVFTMRLPINARN, encoded by the coding sequence ATGCGTCGTAGCCTCCTCGTCCGCTTCCTCGTCATCGCGATCGTCATCGTGACAGCGTCGATCGCGGGCACGGCCTGGATCGTCACCAGCGCGGTCTCCCGACGCGACGCCTTGCGGATCGACGGCAACGCCAGGACCGATCAGCGCATCGTGACCGCGGTGCAGCAGTGGGCCGGCGGTGAGCGATCGTGGGACGGTGTCACACCGCTGCTCATTCGGCTCTCTGAGGAAGATCACCGGCGCATCGCGCTCATGGACGAGAACGGACGGGTGCTCGCCGACACCGATCGCGACCTACCGCCCCCACAGAGTCCCGGCGTGCCGGTCGATCCGCTCACTCAGACCTACGCCGACACTTTGAGCCCGATCAGTACGACAGTCTCTGGCGCCTTCGCGCTCACACCCGCCGAACGGGCACAGTCCAGAGCACGGGCCGAGGCTGCCCTCGCATGCTCGGCGGGCAGACCCCAGGATCTGCGGACGTGGCCGAACGGCCGCGTCGTCCTGCCGAACGTGCCCGGTGAGTGCCAGGGGAGGAACGACGGGGCCCCCTTCCCGTCCGAGCAACTGGCCCTCGACACGCTGACCCGGATGACCAACACCTGCCTGCAGGCGAAGTCGCTCGAGACGCTCAGTTCGATCGAACTCGATACGACCTCGGCCGGTGCCGCCGCTGGAATCTCCCTGCGTCTGGTCGGCGACGATCACCCGGTAGCGGTGCAGGCGGCTCAGCTGACGCGAACCTGTGTGACCGACGCCTGGCTCGCGCTGAACGAGAACCTCGTACCACCGCGCGCCTACCTCATCACGACCGACCTGCAGGGTGACCGCCCATCTCTCGCATCGCTGACGACCGATTCACTCGCACGGATCGCCGCGGTCGTCCTTGGGCTCATCGTCCTCAGCAGCATGCTCGTCCTGGTGTTCAGCTGGCGCGCTGTCCGGCGGATCCGGACGCTCCAGGCAGTCACCGACCGTCTGCGGCGAGGGCATCAGGCGACGAGGGCCGTGGAGGACGGGCACGATGAGATTGCGCAGCTCGGTTCAGCCATCAACCAGCTCGCCGATCAGTTGCAGCACGTGCAGCGCCAGCGCGACCAGTTCACCGCCGACATCGCCCACGACCTCCGAACGCCTCTGACGAACATCCGCGGTTGGATCGAGGCGTGGCGTGATGGTGTCGCTCGACACGAGTCCGAAGTGCTCGACATCGTCGACAGTGAGGCGGAGCACCTTCAACGACTCGTCACCGACCTGCAGACCGTGGCCCTCACCGACGCGCGCGAACTCTCGATGAACCCGGAGCTGTTCGACCTCGCCTCGATGCTTCGCACCGTCGTCGCAGCACGGCGAACCGACCACCCGCGATTCGTCTACGAGGGACCAGGCTCGTTCTGGGTCACCGGCGACCGTGGGCAGCTCCGCCAGGTCGTCGACAACCTCCTTACCAACGCCGACGTCCACGCAGAGGCTTCGGCCGTCATCGTCCGACTCACGCCGGAACGTGATCGCGTACGCGTGGACGTCGCGGACGACGGCGCCGGTCTACCGCCGGAAATGGCCGCGCGGATGTTCGACAGGTTGTGGCGAGCCGATCCGGTACGAAGTCGGACCACCGGCGGGCACGGACTCGGACTGACGATCTCACGACGGCTCGTCGAACTGCATGGTGGACAACTCACGGTTTCGGCGGCATCCCCCCACGGTGCCGTCTTCACGATGCGTCTTCCCATCAACGCCAGGAACTGA